A window of Methanobacterium formicicum DSM 3637 contains these coding sequences:
- a CDS encoding sodium:proton antiporter, with protein MEFQHVAFSVAIIILLGLLSSKIFKKVKLPGLLGMLFLGIIIGPYGFNLIDNAILNISGDLRAIALIIILLRAGFGIHMEGLRKVGMSAVKMSFIPDLMEGLTVMFVSCYLMGFSLVDAGMLGFIIAAASPAVIVPQMLSFIKRRMGTQKEIPLIILTGASVDNVLSITLFSIFAGMYGSQHVNYLMTFLSIPLQFALGILFGLITAVILIFVFKRFNIRNTEKTLIILASAILLKNLGDVLSSMVPIAALIGVMVIGFVILEKMPELGMEISSKLDKIWIFAEILLFVLVGAQVNIQLAASFAVVGLAIILIGLTARSAGVYLSLMGSKLNLREKIFCIIAYTPKATVQAAIGAIPLSMGVATGPEILAIAVIAILFTAPLGAWGVNWYGEKVLKPNE; from the coding sequence ATGGAATTTCAACATGTTGCCTTTAGCGTAGCCATCATAATCTTACTCGGTTTACTCTCAAGCAAAATCTTCAAAAAGGTTAAACTTCCAGGATTATTGGGAATGCTATTTTTGGGCATAATAATTGGCCCTTATGGTTTTAACCTAATTGATAACGCCATACTTAATATATCTGGAGATTTAAGGGCAATCGCACTTATAATAATCCTTTTGAGGGCAGGTTTTGGCATCCACATGGAGGGACTGCGTAAGGTAGGAATGTCCGCGGTTAAAATGAGCTTTATCCCTGATTTGATGGAGGGATTAACTGTAATGTTTGTATCCTGTTATCTCATGGGGTTTTCCCTTGTTGATGCCGGGATGTTAGGATTTATCATTGCAGCTGCATCTCCTGCAGTTATCGTCCCACAGATGCTTTCCTTTATAAAAAGGAGAATGGGAACCCAGAAAGAAATCCCACTTATCATATTAACCGGTGCATCTGTGGATAATGTCCTGTCCATAACCCTGTTTTCAATATTCGCGGGGATGTACGGAAGTCAGCACGTAAATTACTTAATGACCTTCCTCAGCATCCCCCTACAATTTGCACTGGGAATTTTGTTCGGTTTGATCACTGCAGTCATCCTGATATTCGTCTTCAAACGCTTTAATATACGTAATACAGAGAAAACATTGATAATTTTAGCATCTGCTATTCTATTAAAGAATTTAGGGGATGTTTTAAGTAGTATGGTTCCTATTGCAGCTCTGATAGGCGTTATGGTAATTGGGTTTGTGATACTGGAGAAAATGCCAGAACTGGGAATGGAAATATCAAGTAAACTGGATAAAATATGGATATTTGCAGAAATACTACTCTTTGTACTGGTTGGAGCACAGGTGAATATTCAACTGGCAGCCTCATTTGCAGTGGTTGGTCTTGCCATAATCTTAATTGGTTTAACTGCACGCAGTGCCGGGGTTTACCTGTCACTAATGGGGTCAAAACTCAATTTAAGGGAGAAAATCTTCTGCATAATTGCATACACACCTAAAGCCACAGTCCAGGCAGCCATAGGGGCAATACCCCTTTCCATGGGGGTGGCCACAGGTCCGGAAATTCTGGCTATAGCAGTGATTGCCATACTTTTCACAGCACCTTTGGGTGCTTGGGGAGTGAACTGGTATGGTGAAAAAGTTCTAAAACCAAATGAATAA
- a CDS encoding PAS domain S-box protein, which yields MTDVEIFLVGDDAVEVMDTKRILESFDYSVSYMAGEGEEVINKALEIMPDLILMDLITPDKQDIIDTVFNLKKLNIPTIFLVNNSDKTTIVKTRLEPYVNLTKPFDAVEIKYAIELAIYKNKTEKLLAKSEKARMKSEETFSSLFETMTLGLVYQDSTGKVISANPAAEKILGLTMDEMNGRTSSDPRWKSIHEDGSAFPGEDHPSMVALKTGKKVKNVIMGIFNPEKNENNWIKIDAIPQFKEGELRPYQVYTTFEDITSRKKAEDNQKTLSEQLQLALDAAKMGWWHYDPLNDISTYDDKYKEIFGISGSECPNQEILKLLHPDDIQGVWKKVTKALDPARPQPYSAEYRIYRDQNIRWIEAHGTATFEGEGDQKHATSLVGTVVDVTERKEIQENLIESRNKLNTVIESMNDAVFVSDVDGNFIDFNEAFATFHKFKSKEEIYRTLSEFTDYIDVYFEDGTLAPLDMWAVPRALRGEKVFNERYILQRKDTGEKWWGSYSFGPIKDENGEITGSVVVGRDITEIKKNEEKYQNALDNMMEGCQIISPDWRYIYLNEAAAQHAKLEKEDLMGHTMMGVYPDIVDTEMFSMLKEAMKERKSDQMENYFIYPDGTSRWFELRVFPVPEGIFILSIDITDRKKAEKKLIESNKFNENIIDSMGDGFSILDVNGVHLNVNHALSQMTGFSREELIGTGLPHPYWPREETHKIQSNLEKVLKGKLKEVELIFKRKNGERFPVILSPSILTDDEGKISAVFGTLKDISERKKLEMDLKESEQKFKMVADFTYDWEYWISPDKSLLYVSPSCERISGYKPEEFQDDPELLVKITHPDDKEIILEHENELFTAKINSYIEFRIIRKNGEEIWISHNCQPIFTENGEFLGRRASNKDINDRKNAENALSESEHKFRELVENAADALFVHDFNGNILDVNRQAIESLGYTREELLQMNIMDIELDFNLENAQKEWSKITEKHLTLYGHQKRKNGTEFPVEIRFAGVEINDRKMIMGLARDITSIKKAEKKLRESEEKYRYVVETASEGIVLFDKKGTIIGTNPKALKLTGFEDVTGKNVTQIAPKLKVNLNKALSAFKNILIGKSIPSEWEYVNRKGETKYVKANYSPMKKDGKIEGIVLVLEDITDLKLREKALRENEQFLENIIENIPDVIFVKTADELKFERVNKAAERIWGFNRDELIGKTDYDFFTRDEADFYTKKDREVLNRKELQDILEETIHTKNQGERILHTKKIPLLDEKGHPNYLLGISEDITQRKMAERKIEKSLEEKDDLLREIHHRVNNNMQIISSMLNLQRSYVKEEESKDILKDSQSRVKSMAMIHEKLYISHDLSHINFKEYVEKLVSEIFYTYEVKIGTIELILNIEDVELNMETAIPLGLIINELVTNSLKFAFPHENGSITIELEINDNHTLTVADDGIGLPQDFDFKKIDSLGLDLVNSLVNQLDGNITIDRSHGTKYHINFRELDYSKRF from the coding sequence ATGACAGATGTCGAAATCTTCTTGGTGGGGGATGATGCTGTTGAGGTCATGGATACTAAAAGGATTCTTGAATCTTTTGATTATTCAGTATCTTACATGGCCGGTGAAGGCGAAGAAGTAATTAATAAAGCATTAGAAATAATGCCGGATCTCATTTTAATGGACCTTATCACCCCTGATAAACAGGACATTATTGATACTGTTTTTAACTTAAAAAAACTTAATATTCCAACCATATTTTTAGTTAATAATTCTGATAAAACTACTATTGTAAAAACCAGACTTGAACCATATGTTAATTTAACCAAACCATTTGATGCTGTTGAAATTAAATACGCAATTGAACTAGCTATCTACAAAAATAAGACTGAAAAATTGCTGGCAAAAAGCGAAAAAGCCCGGATGAAAAGTGAAGAAACTTTTAGCAGTCTTTTCGAAACCATGACTCTGGGCCTGGTTTACCAGGATAGTACTGGTAAAGTAATATCTGCAAATCCAGCAGCAGAAAAAATATTGGGCCTGACCATGGATGAAATGAATGGAAGAACTTCATCTGATCCTCGCTGGAAGAGTATTCATGAAGATGGATCCGCATTTCCTGGTGAAGACCACCCCTCCATGGTGGCTTTAAAAACTGGAAAAAAAGTTAAAAATGTTATTATGGGTATTTTTAACCCTGAAAAAAATGAGAACAACTGGATTAAAATAGATGCCATCCCCCAATTTAAAGAGGGGGAACTCAGACCGTATCAAGTTTACACAACATTTGAAGACATCACATCACGTAAAAAAGCGGAAGATAATCAGAAAACACTTTCCGAACAACTTCAACTTGCTCTAGATGCTGCAAAAATGGGTTGGTGGCATTATGACCCCTTGAACGATATTTCCACCTATGATGACAAATATAAAGAGATTTTCGGGATTAGTGGAAGTGAATGTCCAAATCAGGAGATTCTTAAACTTTTGCATCCTGATGACATTCAAGGTGTCTGGAAAAAGGTAACAAAAGCACTAGATCCTGCCAGACCCCAACCATATTCTGCAGAATATCGTATTTATCGTGATCAGAATATACGGTGGATTGAAGCACATGGAACGGCAACTTTTGAGGGTGAAGGCGACCAAAAACATGCCACCAGCCTCGTTGGTACCGTGGTTGATGTTACTGAACGTAAAGAGATTCAAGAAAATTTAATTGAAAGCAGAAACAAACTCAACACAGTAATAGAGAGTATGAATGATGCGGTATTTGTTTCTGATGTTGATGGAAATTTCATTGACTTCAATGAGGCTTTTGCCACCTTTCATAAGTTCAAAAGCAAAGAAGAAATTTACAGAACACTATCCGAATTCACTGATTATATTGATGTTTATTTTGAAGATGGTACTTTAGCCCCACTGGATATGTGGGCAGTTCCCAGGGCTCTTAGAGGTGAAAAGGTATTCAATGAACGATACATACTTCAAAGGAAAGATACTGGAGAGAAATGGTGGGGTAGTTATAGTTTTGGACCTATAAAGGATGAAAACGGTGAAATCACCGGTTCGGTGGTAGTGGGAAGGGATATAACTGAAATTAAGAAAAATGAAGAAAAATATCAAAATGCCCTGGATAATATGATGGAAGGATGTCAGATTATCAGCCCAGATTGGCGTTATATTTATTTAAACGAAGCCGCTGCCCAACATGCTAAATTAGAAAAAGAAGATTTAATGGGCCACACCATGATGGGGGTGTACCCGGATATAGTTGATACTGAAATGTTCAGTATGCTGAAAGAGGCTATGAAAGAACGCAAATCAGATCAGATGGAAAATTATTTCATTTATCCAGATGGCACCAGCAGGTGGTTTGAACTGCGTGTTTTTCCAGTACCCGAAGGAATTTTCATCCTATCCATTGACATAACTGACCGTAAAAAAGCAGAAAAAAAATTGATTGAAAGTAACAAGTTCAATGAGAATATCATCGATTCAATGGGTGATGGATTTTCTATTTTAGATGTAAATGGAGTGCATTTAAATGTTAATCATGCCCTTTCTCAGATGACTGGATTTTCCCGTGAGGAGTTAATTGGAACCGGACTTCCCCATCCTTACTGGCCTCGAGAAGAAACTCATAAAATTCAGTCTAACCTTGAAAAGGTTTTGAAAGGAAAGTTAAAAGAAGTCGAACTGATTTTTAAAAGGAAAAATGGGGAAAGGTTCCCGGTAATCTTAAGTCCATCCATCCTAACTGATGATGAAGGAAAAATAAGCGCTGTTTTTGGAACTTTAAAGGATATCAGTGAACGTAAAAAGCTCGAAATGGATTTAAAAGAAAGTGAACAGAAGTTTAAAATGGTTGCTGATTTTACTTACGACTGGGAGTACTGGATCAGTCCGGATAAAAGTTTATTATACGTTTCCCCATCATGTGAACGTATTTCAGGTTATAAACCAGAGGAATTCCAGGATGATCCTGAGTTACTGGTGAAAATTACACATCCGGATGATAAAGAAATAATTCTCGAACATGAAAATGAGTTATTCACTGCAAAAATAAATAGTTATATTGAATTCCGGATAATTAGAAAGAATGGTGAAGAAATATGGATCAGCCATAACTGTCAACCGATATTCACGGAAAATGGTGAATTTTTAGGTCGCAGGGCCAGTAACAAAGATATCAACGACCGGAAAAATGCAGAAAATGCTCTAAGTGAGAGTGAACATAAATTCCGAGAGCTGGTAGAAAACGCTGCCGATGCCCTTTTTGTGCATGATTTTAACGGGAATATACTGGATGTTAACAGGCAGGCCATTGAAAGTTTAGGTTATACCAGGGAAGAGTTATTGCAGATGAATATAATGGATATAGAACTGGATTTCAACCTGGAAAACGCCCAGAAAGAATGGTCTAAAATAACAGAAAAACATCTCACTTTATATGGCCATCAGAAACGAAAAAATGGAACTGAATTTCCGGTGGAAATACGCTTTGCTGGAGTTGAAATTAATGATAGAAAGATGATCATGGGTTTAGCTCGTGACATTACCAGTATCAAGAAAGCTGAAAAAAAGTTACGTGAAAGTGAGGAAAAATATCGCTATGTAGTTGAAACTGCATCAGAGGGCATAGTTTTATTTGATAAAAAAGGTACCATTATCGGAACAAATCCTAAAGCATTAAAGTTAACTGGATTTGAGGATGTCACAGGTAAAAACGTGACGCAAATAGCCCCAAAATTAAAAGTAAATTTAAATAAAGCATTATCTGCATTTAAAAATATTTTAATTGGTAAATCAATTCCCTCTGAATGGGAATATGTGAATCGGAAAGGCGAAACAAAATACGTTAAAGCCAATTATAGTCCAATGAAAAAAGATGGGAAAATAGAGGGAATAGTATTAGTACTGGAGGATATCACTGATCTTAAATTAAGAGAAAAAGCATTAAGAGAGAATGAACAGTTTTTGGAGAACATCATTGAAAACATACCCGATGTTATCTTCGTGAAAACTGCAGATGAACTTAAATTTGAAAGGGTTAATAAAGCTGCAGAACGAATTTGGGGTTTTAATAGGGATGAATTGATTGGGAAAACTGATTATGATTTTTTCACCAGGGACGAAGCTGATTTTTACACCAAAAAGGATAGAGAAGTTCTAAACAGGAAGGAACTTCAGGATATTCTCGAAGAAACCATCCACACCAAGAACCAGGGTGAAAGGATATTACACACCAAAAAAATACCACTCCTTGATGAAAAAGGTCACCCCAATTATCTTTTAGGTATTTCTGAGGATATTACTCAACGTAAAATGGCTGAAAGAAAAATTGAAAAGTCATTGGAAGAAAAAGACGATTTATTAAGGGAAATTCACCACCGGGTTAACAACAACATGCAGATCATATCCAGCATGCTCAACCTCCAACGTAGTTATGTTAAGGAAGAAGAGTCGAAAGACATTCTTAAAGATAGTCAAAGTAGGGTTAAGTCCATGGCCATGATTCATGAGAAATTATACATATCTCATGATCTTAGCCATATAAACTTCAAGGAATATGTAGAAAAATTGGTTTCAGAGATTTTTTATACCTATGAAGTTAAAATCGGCACAATTGAACTAATCTTAAATATTGAAGATGTTGAACTGAACATGGAAACTGCAATACCCCTTGGTTTAATCATCAACGAACTGGTGACAAACAGTTTAAAATTCGCATTCCCCCATGAAAATGGTTCAATAACCATTGAACTTGAAATAAATGATAATCACACCTTAACTGTTGCTGATGATGGCATTGGCTTACCCCAAGACTTTGACTTTAAAAAAATTGATTCTCTTGGACTGGATTTGGTAAATAGTTTAGTTAACCAGCTTGATGGTAATATTACAATTGATAGGAGTCATGGGACCAAATACCATATTAACTTTCGTGAGCTGGACTACAGCAAAAGGTTTTAG